Below is a genomic region from Salvelinus fontinalis isolate EN_2023a chromosome 2, ASM2944872v1, whole genome shotgun sequence.
GTGCTGTACTTTTTTTTGCTCTTTGATATCTATACTGGTCTTGTTTGGGTAGAAGGCACTGTAGCTTGTGTAAGGCAGTGTCTGCAGTCTAGAATGAATGGACCAAGTGTGGCACCGCTGTGGGGCCTATAGCAGTTGCAAACCAGATGTATCACATGCACTCAAACTCGTCTATACGCTGCTTGGTGTTGCCCGACCGAATCTGCCGGAGGGTCTTGTACTTGTCCCGTCCCGCTTTCACGTTATCTGCGTGGATGATGTCATTTGCGGTTTTCTTGGTCTCATCCCGAGCGATGGCCAACTCCGAGCTCAAAGCCTGGTAGAGGAAACTTAACATTACGGCCAAGTCTCACTAAggcacacacaacaacacaggcaTAACAGGATACATTTCTAAGCCTCATTCTTGTTATCTCTACACTATTATAAACAGTGATACAACCCCTATAAACATCTGTCTCCACTGCTGGGGGGGATTTGATGTGGGCAGCAGCCACAGTCGGTCACTCACCTGCAGGTGTTGCTGTACACGCTCGTTCTTCTCGGCTTCCGTCATGCGCTCCTCCTCGCTGCGGTCTTTGTAGGAGATACCGCCTGTGAACTCGGCACTGGCCTGGTCGCTGGTCTCGTCGTTCTCGTCATGCTCGTTCTCGGCCTGCATAGGCTCCTGTATGTGGGACGCCATGATTTTGCTCTTCAGCTCCTCTTTGGTCTTCTCCAGGTCCTCCTGCACCATGCAGGCCTAAGGGGGGCAGCCACTCATGTTAATGACTCATGGTATGAACTGATTCAGGAGAAGGAATATCAATAGGTTATGTGATACATATAAACGGGTGAACTTCAGGTGAACTACAGTGTCAGCTATCGGGTTAAGCCGAGTTCAGTATAATATCCATAAAGGATTTTGTTTCACCATAGCACAGTATTGGCCAGTGTTTCACCTGTCTGGTTCTGTTTCCCCCAGCAGAAGGAATAACCTATATATaaagaagtatgtggacaccccttcaaattagtggattcggttatTTCAGCTGCACCTgttgctgaccggtgtataaaattgagcacacagccatgcaatctccacagacaaacattggcagcatAATGGCTTTACTGAgtagttcagtgactttcaacgtggcaccatcataggatgccacctttccaataagtcagtttgttacatttctgccctgctagtgctgccccggtcaactgtaagtgctgttattgtgaagtggaaacgtctaggagcaacaacggctcagccgctaagtggtaggccacacaagctcacagaacgggacctccGAGGGCTGAAGCGTGttgcgtgtaaaaatcgtctgtcctcgattagaacactcactaccgagttacaaactgcccctggaagcaacgtcagctcaagaactgttcttcgggagcttaatgaaataggtttccatggccgaacagccgcacacaagcctaagatcactatgcgcaatgccaagcgttggctggagtgtgatgaatcacacttcaccatctggcagtcagacggacaaatctgggtttggcggatgccatgaGAACGCTACGTGCCCCAATacatagtaccaactgtaaagtttggtggaggaggaataatggtctggggctgtttttcatggtttgggctagaacccttagttccagtgaagggaaatcttaacgctacagcatacaatgacattctagacgattctgtgcttccaactttatggccaacttctgtgcttccaacagtttggggaaggccctttcctgtttcagcatgacaatacccccatgcacaaagcgaggtccatacagatatggtttgttgagatcggtgtggaagaacttgactggcttgcacagagccctgacctcaaccccatcgaacaccttttggatgaattggaacgccgactgtgagccaggcctaatcgcccaacatcagtgcccaacctcactaatgctcttgtggctgaattgaagcaagtccccgcagcaatgttccaacatctagtggaaagccttcccagaagagtggaggctgttatagcagcaaatggaggaccaactacatattaatgcccatgatcttggaatgagatgttcgacgagcagatgtccacatacttttggtcatgtagtgtatctataCCTCTATAATGACCTCTATAAGATTATACAGTCCAAAATATACATCAATGTTCTGTGTGACAGTACGGTGCACCAATCAGCTCATAAATCTTTCAGATTAAaataggggagggggggggggggggggggttgatctaGACAGCACAATCACACAACATTTGGGGCCTGCCATTTAGATTTGCATtctttgaaatgtgaaaatagGGAAAATATAACAATGGGGTGAGAGAAATCCTCCCAGGCAAACAGGATTTCCCTAgtgtaaagacagagagaaaccaTCCCTTACAGCCAGGCCCACAGCATGAGTCACCATGCAcacagggggagagaagaggaggggccCCTCCAATGGAGCAATTCCCTCCACCAGAGGGCTCAGACGCACCAATAGCGTTTACTGGATGATTGTATTTAGCACCTTCTGAACAGAGTGCCATCCATGATGTAGAATCATGTGATTTTTTGGGTCAGTCAGACGATTACAGCGGGTGGTCCCTTAAACACAGCACACTGAACGATCAGAGACAAACACTAGATCCACATTCGGTGCTGTGTGCACACACTGCACCGATTGACATTCTGCCGTTCATCTGCCGTTCGTTTGCAGTTCGTTCGGCAAGGTGTGTTTTAAGGACCACCCGCCTTTGGGCGTCTCTGACTGCCGTCATTTTGCACTCATTTTGCAAATTACGACTGGCACTCTGTTCAGAGATGCTAAGTACTCTCGGCTGACAAAAGCTACCACTGTGTCCATGCCTGAAGTATTGTCTCTTAAAACAAAGAGTGTCCAACTGCTATAACTTAGAACAGCATATCAGAGCTATGGTTACTTTGTTCTAATGGATGAATTACTGCAACATTGGATGTAGTTAATGACACATGGGACTAAACCATTTGAGAAGGTGGGGGAGGTCAGAGTGAATGAAGAGAGCAGTAGCTGAGACCACACCTTCTGTTGCCACTGCGTTGCCTCATCCTCCTTCTTCTGCTTGGCGTCCTCCAGTAGGGAGATCTTTGAGGTTAGCTCAGCCAGTTCCGTGGCCTGTGGGAAAAATAGGTTATTTTCACTTTCTTTCTTAGCCTATTAACTATCATGATAGTACATGTTTCTGTACAATACAAACAATAATTTATTTGTTTTATTCCAAAAAAATTAACTACAGTAATTAACAATCATCACATTACTCAGTAGCTCATCACTCTGTAGCACAATGCTACGTGCTGACACTGCGTGTGCTGTTGATGAATGTGTGTAATATGTGGGTAACTCGCCAAGTGTTCCTGGTTTTTCATCTGGTTCTCAGACTGCTGGAGCAGGGCAGTCTTGGCCTCCTCAGCCATCCTGCGCTCCTTCTCCAGACGCTCCGCCTCCTCCTGAGCACGCTTCCTCTCATGCTCCAATTCCAGGGCCTTCCGCGTCTGTTCCTCCAACTCTGCAAACACACAGTAATGATGATAATAGACAGAATGGACTACATGTACTGTAGCTTTCATTAAGTCTCTCTTGTAAAATGGAATTTCTCTCAACAAGACTGACTTCCTTGAATAAAGGTTACATTAGGTCTTACAGTGCTTTACAGTGTGTTGGGTGTATTTAGACAATAATCAATAATAAGCAATGAACAATCACTCTCGTAGAAGACTCTAAGCTTTAAGAGTAAAGATAATaggttttcttttatttattcatACTACAGTAATAGGGGGTTTCCAACCTTGCTGAGCTTTTTTCGTCTGTTCCTCAATCTGTTTCAGTTTCTCTATAAGCTCCTCCTTCTCCTTTTCAATCTTTTCCTTTTCTTTTTCAGCAagttctctcttcttcttttcgTTCTCCAGCAGTGCCCTGGTGGACAGAGGCCGTAGAGTAAACAGGGAGATAGAAGGGAGGGAACATGAACAATTTCCTAACATTTTCAAGCCTTCTTTATCAGACAATAGGCCAACCTAAACATTAGCTAAAGAGATCTGTCAATGTTCTGATGGCTACTGAAGTTAGAGGGACTTTAGTAAGAAGAAGTAATAATGTCTGGCCAGTGGCCACCATTTTCCACCCACAACAGACTGCTGTGATTTTAATGTTAGAAATGATCAATTGATGCTCTTCATGTTCAGCTTTATTTTTGAGCATTACTGTTGGGCAGATACAAGGACGATACAAAGACAGAGGCGGGAGTAACCACGGGTGTCTGAAGTCTTGAAATAGTCTTGTAAGCAGTAACTACAGTGCGGTGGTGGTGACACTGACCTCTCCATCTTCTTGTGGTTCTTCTCCTCTCTGGCCTGGGCCTTCATCTGCTGTACCTCAATGGTGTCTGGTTTGCGGCGACGCATATAGAGCTCATGATTGCCCATGCAGAGTGCCAGGATGCGCTTGTTGATACGCAGTCGTGGAGCATAGAATACAAAGTCCTAGGAAAGAAAGCATGTGTGAGTACCagtaatctttaaaaaaaaaataataataattaaatgaTGGCAACAATAATAATTTCTCTCCCTAGTAAATACTTTATAActttatcaaatcaaagtttatacAGTTTAGCAGATGCAAGATTCATTTGTCAACTTATCCAGAgtaagatgaactcatggataccatgtgTATGCCTCTGCATGCAGTAGAAAGGAAGTTAGATGTAGTTTTGCATATGCTAGCATATCTGTAGACTTCACGTtgttgcgctaacgctagttagcactGGCTCGCTAAActtcctctaacttccttcatactgcacacagagacataaaatgagtatccacgagttcatctgactctgggcgCATCTGACTCTGCCATAATCTCACAGTATTCCTTTAACCATGAGTACAGAGAGGGCATTGGTGGTACATACTGGTGCTTTCTTGTCAATGGGTTTGATGACAAACTTCTTGTCATTGAAGGAAATATTCCTGATTTCACTCCATGGGAATCCAATTTTAGGTGTCATCCTGTTGAAGCAAAAATGTGATATCAACACAGTGATATTTGCGTTCTTATTTACACTTCGTCACAATCATAAAACAACCATTGGACCAGAGTTTGTGTGGCATATGTATAACAGCTTTCAGTCCCATATGTGTGAGTACCCCTGTTGTGTACATTTCTACATGAGTCACTCACTTATCATTCTGTTCGTAAATGTTGAGTCCCAGGGCGTCTACTCCTAACCACAGCTCTGATCCTTTCTTGTTCTTGATGCTGAAGTAGTTGACACCGTACATCTCCAGGTCCTGAGCGATCTTCAGGTACTCCATCATTGAGTCCTCTCTGTGTGGGTATAACAAATCAAGTCATTAAGCACAGAAGGAACACAAGCTGTTAAGTTATTAAAATACTACCAGCAAGGTAGCTGCCAAAATAATTCTCAATAAGAGCTGATTGTCAAGATGCTTCAAAATCACAGCATATGCTTTCACATACTCAAGCTCTGAGTGCAAATCCATTCACTCTATGAGAGAAGCTAAAGCAATTTTCCACATGACGTGGTATGTTGTACTGTAAAGAGAGATATAGAACTTTCAATTGAAACCAACAGATGCAGATTTTTTTTAGACCAGGGACAACAGAGCTAGGAGGGGTaagtaatgtgtgtgtctgtgtgtgtgtttcactacCTGAGCATGCCCTTGTGTTCCTCATGCCACACCTGGATCCTCTCCTCCCACTGCTCCTTGTTGAGCTTGTGCTGGTCCAGGACTCTAAAAACACAAAGAGAACATTACATTACACCATAAAAACATGACACCATCAAAAACTGTATGCCATCATAGACTGTTTACGGTAAAGAGAGTATGGAGGTCCAATCAAAAGGTGTTATGTAAACTCTAGAGATGGTGGAGGCCTTACCTCTGAGGCAGCAGTTTGTCACTGGACAGGTATCCTGTCGAGTGGATGTCCTTGTTGTAGTCAGCATACTTGGCCTGCACGGCGTAGGAGGCCAGCAGCACAGCAGTCTCCGGGGGGCAGTAAATGTCATCGTTGAGGATCCCCTCCTTCACCTGCAAGAAGAACAGCCTCTGGGTGGCCTCCTGGATCAGCTCCTCTGACACGTCCTCAGGGAAGAACTTTCCACGGAACTTGAACAGCAGTGGGCTTTCCTTCCTCACATCCTGGGCAGTCACCTAGGGTCAGGGGTCATACAGCTGAGTGTAGGCACCAGGAGCAGTTTCTCTTTTACCTACACTATTAGAATTAGTGGTGACTAGAGGAAACCCAGAGATCCTAAAGGAACCCCTGGAGTTCCTCAAAGATTGCTAGTCAATGGTTCATATTTGCACCTTCGGTTAGTTGAGGTGTTCTTGGAGGAACCTTTATGGTTCAATGTAGCAACGattttttaaagatttttttttgagtaaatgtcattcctgttaaTGTGATGACAATACAACAGAAAAGATTAAGGTTGAACGCTGACAGTTTTGTAGCTTCAATGAGGCTAACACAGATGTATGAGTTCCTTAAGAGCCTATGCAAATCCAAAAGTTGGAATAGTTTCCACTTTATTACTGTATGTAATCAGCAATGTTAATATTATATTAGAATATGTAATATGCATAAATATTCAAGGAACATtttaatttgcagtgtacaaacttAAGATGATGAACAGAAATGACATTTACGCTAACAGGtgaccaaaaataactatctAAAAGCAACGCCTACAATAAGCCACGCCTCCAATCTGATAGGCTGCCACCGCTACAATATATTATCAAAAAGGTTCAAAATTGAACCCTTCCCAAAAAGGTTCAGGTTTGACCTTTACACAGGGGTTCCTTGAATAACCTTTTTCAACTGGAAATGTTCCGCCGGTGTGGCAACCCAAATAGTTTTTTCCAGGCACCTTTACTTTTAAGAGTGTATGGTGGCATGGAAGCCTTGTTCACTATATCCTTGTTCAAATGGAGGCACTCACCTTCTTATTAAGCTTGAGCCAGGTTGAGAAACCTTTTGTATCCTGGTACTGCAGTCCGAAGAACCACACCTCCCGCAGTCCGATTGTCTTCACAACCTTAGGGCAcacaattttttaaatgtaacctagCTCTCAACAGGGGTTAATTGTGTTAAATTGTCTGTGAAACAGTATTATGCAACATTCTTGTTTCATGTCAGGTTTTAATTTACTGTTGGTACTGGTGCATGATGGTTGAGTCATTAATTGAAAAGAATATGACGATCTAATAGTCTTTAGTTTAGTCTTTCTTTAGACTTATATTAAAGcacttttactgaagtatgaaTACAGAATCATCTTCGCTTAGTGCATAGATATTCTACTTatcttttacatttttatttcattttcagtTTCAAACTAACACTGTATCAAATAACCATTTCTAAGCTAACGCCAAAAATAATACAGTTGGCAGCCATTTCCTAAGAGTAATTGCTTGGACCTACATGTAGAAGAGCAGTTTAAACTTTCTCAACATAACTTAACTCTTGTTTTTCCCTAGACATTGGTACTCTTTTTTTGTTATATGAGtagatcatctctctctcacacacacaaacaaacagaggcTTTAGATCCAATATGCTAATTTGTGAAAGGCACCCGTTTTATGTATTACGACAATCATAACCAGATTGAAATAAGAATTAAGTCACATATTAAACTTAGTGCTTCAGCATTGTTGCCCCATACAGCTCTCTTTCTGATTGCCTGAGTAAAAATAGAGGGGAAACTCTGTAATCTTATCTAATGGTTGTGGAGTGAGTCATCCAGTCCCCTGCCCAGAATTCCCACTACATCAAATGCCACTTAGAGGGGTTGTGGCTGTCCTGACACAGATATGTCTGGACAGCAAAGTCCACATTAAGTTTAAAAATtcataataataaaagtaatggaaacaaataaaaaatatttgtgaTTATAAGCATTAAGTGAGATAGGGACAGCAGCCAAAATACAATTGGTGATGGAGTGACTCTGCTAAAACGATAGAGACTTAGTCCAAGCATAATCTTAGGCCAGGCTGGCCTGTCATACAGCCATGACAAGTTTGTGTCTAAGAGAGCCACTTTAACACTGGAGGGACCAAAACGGCTTGCCAAGCaccaacctctcctctctcctctcctcacacagaCAGGCATCGTAGAACAGCTTGAGACGGCTAGGGACTGATGACCACTCATGGAGGAGACACATCTGCTGTGTAAACAGCCTTGGGGAGGAGTTGGTGGGGGTGTTCCCATATAGAAGACAGTGTTTAAACACACTACCACTGCCTGCAAATCATCCAGTTCTACACAGTCATCTGATTTGATTGAGCCGCCCTTGAGTTGAGATGGGTTAGCTTAGGGTGGGTAGGGAGTTTAATGGCAAATCCAAAGCACCGCTACAACGTGTAATATTTTACAGCGAACACTGCAGCAGAAGCGAACGCATTCCTCCACTACCCTTTCCTCCGCGTGAGGCTACAATAAGTCCAGTTTCCCCGGGAAGCTGTGAAGCGCCGGGGGAAGCTGTGAAGCCAGCCTATTGCATGATTCTGTTTATGAGTCGGTTATTACAAAATGTGAAACAATGCTGTGTATTTTAACTTTTGCTTGATTGTGTTTATGAGTCTGTTATTAAATGTGTATGTTTACTGCTTTTCATTAAaatcatgtacagtaccagtcaaaagttcggaaacacctactcattcaggggtttttctttatttttactattttctacattgtagaataatagtgaagacatcaaaactttgaaataacacatatggaatcatgtagtaaccaaaaatgtgttaaacaaatctaaatatattttgtatttgagattcttcaaagtagccaccctttgccttgatgacaacgttgcacacttttggcattctctcaaccagattcacttggaatgcttttccaacagtcttgaaggaagtcccacatatgctgagcacttgttagctgcttttccttcagtctgcggtcaccatctcaattgggttgagatcaggtgattgtggaggccaggtcatctgacgcagcactccatcactctccttctttgatATAagctggcgtagcagtgtagacgtctttgtcctgtcgtgtcccgtgtcccttgtatatatctttttacatctttttcttcgcatatcttttaaaaatactttcttaccactccagtgttaatctgctaaattgtaattatttgatttattgcctacctcatgccttttgcacacattgtatatagattctcttttttctaccatgttattgacttgtttattgtttactccatgtgtaactctgtgttgttgtctgttcacactgctatgctttatcttggccaggtcgcagttgcaaatgagaacttgttctcaactagcctacctggttaaataaaggtgaaataaaacaaaaataaaaatagcccttacacagcctggaggtgtgttggttcattgtcttgttgaaaaacaaatgatagtcccactaagcgcaaaccagatgggatggcgtattgctgcacaatgctgtggtagccacgctggttaagtgtgccttgaattctaaataaatcacagacagtgtcaccagcaaagcacccccacaccatctcacctcctcctccatgcttcatggtaagaacctcacatgcggagatcatccgttcgccTACTCTGcgtccaaaaatctcaaatttggactcatcagacaaaaggacagatttccaccggtctaatgtccattgctcgtgtttcttggcccaagcaagtctgttcttcttattgcagaaattcaaccatgaaggcctgattcacgcagtctcctctgaacagttgatgttgagatgtgtctgtcacttgaactctgtgaagcataaatttggtctgcaatctgaggtgcagttaactctaatgaacttatcctctgcagcagaggtaactctgggtcttcctttcctgtggtggtcctcatgagagccagtttcaccatAGTGCTTGaaggtttttgtgactgcacttgaagaaactttcaaagttcttgaaattttccggattgaatGACATtcatgtcatttctctttgcttatttgagctgttcttgacataatacggatttggtcttttaccaaatagggatatcttctgtataccaccactaccttgtcacaacacaactgtcaCGATTgtcgtcagggtggaaatgaccggaccaaggtgcagcgtggtgagcgtacatttctctTTATTATGaacgtcgccaacaaaacaagaaacaacagaaacgaacgtgacgctgactagggctatactggtcactaacacagacaactacccacaactaaggtggcaaaacaggctgcctaagtatgattcccaatcagagacaacgatagacagctgtccctgattgagaaccatgcccggccaaaacatagaaacagaaaacatagaaataaagaaactagaatgcccaccctagtcacaccctggcctaaccaaaatagagaataaaagcctctctatggccagggcgtgacagtaccctccccccaaaggtgcggactccggccgcaaaacctgactctatagaggagggtccgggtggaagcattccaggtgaatcagGTGAATCTACTTCTGTGGCGACTCTGGTGCGGGACGcacctctggctccccccactttggtggcgcctctggactggggaccctcgttgcaggccccggactggggaccctcgctgcaggccccggactggggaccctcgctggcggctccggactggaggccgtcgctggaggctccggactggaggccgtcgttggaggcaccggactggaggccgtctctggaggcaccggactggagaccgtcgctgcaggctccggaccgcGGATCAAttctggaggcttcatgccatagATCCTCATTGCAGGCTACGGGCCATggaccatcactggaggcttcatgccatggatcatcactggaggcttcgtgccatggatcatcactggaggcttcatgccatggatcatcactggaggcttcgtgccgtggatcatcactggaggcttcgtgccgtggatcatcactggaggcttcgtgccgtggatcatcactggaggcttcgtgccgtggatcatcactggaggcttcgtgccgtggatcatcactggaggcttcgtgccgtggatcatcactggaggctttgtgccatggatcatcactggaggcttcgggccatggatcatcactggaggtttcgtgccataGATCATCACTGGAGAGAGGAGACGTATaggcagcctggtgcgtggaacTGCCACAGGGtttaccaggctggggagacatacaggaggcctggttctaggagcaggcacaggactcaccaggctggggagacatacaagaggcctggttctgggagcaggcacaggactcaccaggctggggagacatactggaggcttggttcttggagtaggcaccggatacactgggccgtggaagcgcactggaggtctcgagcgtagtatctgcacaacccgtcctggctggatggttacctTCACCCGGCAAAGGTTGTGCGCTGGCTGAATGCCCAATCTAGCCTggccgatgcggggagctggaatgtagcgcaccgggctgtgaacgcgcactggagacaccttgcgctccaccgcataatgcggtgcctgaccagtaccacgctccccaaggtaagcacgaggagtgagctcaggtctccaacctgactcagccaatctcctcgtgtgccccccccccccccccaaaacattttttggAGTGGCCTCCCGGTCTTTTGTGCCAGCCTTGACCCTGTGTAATCCTGGGCCCTTTTACTCGCTGCCTCCGCCTTCCTCGCTGCTTTCACCTGCTCCCACGGCAGGCGATTCTTTCCCACCAGGATcacctcccacgtccaggatccttccccattcaggatgtcccccCATATCCAGTCCTCCTTACCATGCTGCTTGGTCtgtttgtggtgggtagttctgtcacaaTCGTCAtcagggtggaaatgaccggaccaaggtgcagcttggtgagcgtacatttctctttattatgaatgtcgccaacaaaacaagaaacaacaga
It encodes:
- the LOC129815770 gene encoding moesin isoform X2 — protein: MQSWSLPSSPTQRESNSSTRVLDQHKLNKEQWEERIQVWHEEHKGMLREDSMMEYLKIAQDLEMYGVNYFSIKNKKGSELWLGVDALGLNIYEQNDKMTPKIGFPWSEIRNISFNDKKFVIKPIDKKAPDFVFYAPRLRINKRILALCMGNHELYMRRRKPDTIEVQQMKAQAREEKNHKKMERALLENEKKKRELAEKEKEKIEKEKEELIEKLKQIEEQTKKAQQELEEQTRKALELEHERKRAQEEAERLEKERRMAEEAKTALLQQSENQMKNQEHLATELAELTSKISLLEDAKQKKEDEATQWQQKACMVQEDLEKTKEELKSKIMASHIQEPMQAENEHDENDETSDQASAEFTGGISYKDRSEEERMTEAEKNERVQQHLQALSSELAIARDETKKTANDIIHADNVKAGRDKYKTLRQIRSGNTKQRIDEFECM
- the LOC129815770 gene encoding moesin isoform X1, which encodes MPKTISVRVTTMDAELEFAIQPNTTGKQLFDQVVKTIGLREVWFFGLQYQDTKGFSTWLKLNKKVTAQDVRKESPLLFKFRGKFFPEDVSEELIQEATQRLFFLQVKEGILNDDIYCPPETAVLLASYAVQAKYADYNKDIHSTGYLSSDKLLPQRVLDQHKLNKEQWEERIQVWHEEHKGMLREDSMMEYLKIAQDLEMYGVNYFSIKNKKGSELWLGVDALGLNIYEQNDKMTPKIGFPWSEIRNISFNDKKFVIKPIDKKAPDFVFYAPRLRINKRILALCMGNHELYMRRRKPDTIEVQQMKAQAREEKNHKKMERALLENEKKKRELAEKEKEKIEKEKEELIEKLKQIEEQTKKAQQELEEQTRKALELEHERKRAQEEAERLEKERRMAEEAKTALLQQSENQMKNQEHLATELAELTSKISLLEDAKQKKEDEATQWQQKACMVQEDLEKTKEELKSKIMASHIQEPMQAENEHDENDETSDQASAEFTGGISYKDRSEEERMTEAEKNERVQQHLQALSSELAIARDETKKTANDIIHADNVKAGRDKYKTLRQIRSGNTKQRIDEFECM